The genomic window ACGGTGACGCTCGTCGTGCCGCCGCGCGCACCGGTGCCGCAGCCGTCACCGCGGTCATCGTCGCCGTCTACATCGTCGCCTCACTCCGCGGCGCCACCCGCCGCCGCGGCCACACCGAGCGCCGGTACGACGCGGGCCGGGACGCCGTTCACCGGCGCGCCGGGTTCGTCCGGCACCGCGGGCGGCACGGGTTCCGGCGCATCGCCGGGGTTGAGCGGCGCCGACGCATCGGGCGCCTCAAGCAACGCCGTGGCGCCCGCACCGCCGGCGGCTGCGCCGGTGGTGCTTCCTCCCCGGGTCATCTCGACACCCGGCACTTCATATCCGGGCGACGCCTTCCGCTTGACGGTGCGCCGTCAGGACCTCGGCGCCGCCGCGGCCGTCGAGGGAAGCGAAGGCGTGGTGGCGATTCGCGCGCTGGTGCTCGCGACGGGGGACGTGCGCAGCGTCGAGGTGACCGCGTCGTCCGGGTCGGACGCCCTCGACCGGGCGGCGGTGGACGCCGTCCGCGGTTGGCGGTTCGCGCCGGCCACGCGCGACGGCGCGCCGATCGCCGCGTATGTGGTCCTGCGGATTCGCTACGTGGTGCGCTGAGTCGCGCTGAGGCCGGTGCGGCGCCGTTCCACGGCGCGCGCCGCGTCGTAGATTCCGAAGAGGGCGAGCGAATATCCGAGATCGCTCAGCACCGTGTTGCCGAAGAATGGAATTCCCGCGATGAACGAGGCGGCGAGCCCGGCGGCCGTATGCGGATAGAGCGGACCGGTCCACTCCCCGAGGTTGGTGATCAGGTAGAACACTACCGCGGACGCGAGCGCGGCGCCGGCCACCCGCCCGACGGACCGGCGGTGCAGCGCCAGCCGGCCCAGGATGACGATCACGGCGTAGGCCGCGTACACCCAGACCATGCCCGGGCCGTAGAAGCCCAGCACCGCGTCGGACAGCGCGACGGCGGCAAGCGGCACGGCGAACGCCCACACACCGGGGAGCACCGCGCCGCCGAACAGCGCGAGCGCATCCATCGGTTGAAAGTTCGAGGCGTGCGGGACCAGCCGCAGCAGGACGGCGGCCGCGACCAGCCCGTAGGGCAGCGTGCCGAGCCAGGCCGGGCGATCCGGAGTAGTGCGCGATCTCACCCGATCATCACCGGCTGGGGGGTTCTGGTATCGGCGGCGTGAATCCTTTGCCCCGATTGAGGCGCGGCCCACGCTCCGCGGCGCGCGTTCTGATGATCCAGGGCACGGCGTCGCACGCCGGCAAGAGCACCCTGGCGGCCGCGCTGTGCCGCGTTTTCGCGCGCGACGGATGGCGCGTGGCGCCGTTCAAGGCGCAGAACATCTCGCTCAACGCAGCGGTGACGCCCGGCGGCGGCGAGATCGGCGTCGCGCAGGCCGTGCAGGCGCGCGCCGCGGGCGTCGAGCCGGCCGTCGAGATGAACCCGGTGCTCGTGAAGCCGGCGCCCGCGGGCCGCACGCAGGTCGTGGTGCTCGGCCGCGCGTCGGCCGTCCCGCTCGGCCGCGGGGAGCTGTGGCGCGCGATCACGCAGTCCCTCGATCGCCTGCGCGCGGCCTGCGACGTGGTCGTGATCGAGGGCGCCGGCTCCCCGGCCGAAGTCAATCTGCGCGCCGCCGACCTGACGAACATGCGGCTCGCGCGCTACGCGCGCGCCCCCGTGCTGATTGTGGGCGACATCGACCGCGGCGGGGTCTTCGCGGCGCTCGCGGGCACGACGGCACTCCTCGACCGGGCGGATCGTGCGCTCGTCCACGGCTTCATGATCAACAAGTTTCGTGGCGACGCGAAAACGCTGCGGCCCGCGCTGCGCGATCTGGAAGCGCGGACGCGCCGCCCGGTGCTCGGCGTCGTTCCGTACGCGCCGGCGTGGCGCCTGCCGGAAGAGGACGCCGTGGCCTTGGATCGGTTCCGCGCGCCGTCTGGGCCGCCCTCGGACGGGGTGGACGAGCCGTCGCTCGAGATCGCCGTCGTGCAGCTTCCCTACATTTCGAACTTCGACGAGTTCGACGCGCTCGAGCAAGAGGCGGGGGTGCGCGTCCGGTACGTGCGGCCCGGCGCGCGCCTCGGACGGTCTGATCTCGTGATTCTGCCGGGCAGCAAATCGACCGCCGCCGACCTCGCGGTGCTGCGCCGGTCCGGGCTCGCCGACGCGGTGCGGGAAGCGGCGGTGTCGGGCACCCCGGTGCTCGGGATCTGCGCCGGCTACCAGATGTTGGGCCGGCGGATCGACGATCCGCGCGGCGTCGAGTCGGACCGCGCATCGGTCGACGGCCTCGGCCTGCTGCCGCACGTCACCACGTTCGCGCGGACCAAGCGCACGGCGCGGGTGCGGGTTCGCGTCGGCGGCGCGCCGCCGCACCGCGGGGGCCTCGCCGGTTCGTGGCCCGCCCTCGAAGCGCCGGGCTATGAGATCCATATGGGCCACAGCACGGCGGCCGGCCCGGCATGGGTGCGCGTCGTCGAGCGCGGCGGCCGGCGGTGCGACGAGCCGGCAGGCGCGGCGTCTCCGGACGGCCTGGTCTGCGGCACCGTGGTGCACGGCCTATTCGAGGACGCGGCCGTGCGCTACGCGCTGCTGGAGACGCTCTGGCGCCGCCGCGCTCCGGCGGCGGGCCCGGGCGGACGGCGCGAAGCGCGGCGGGCGCTCACGCTCGATGAGCGGCTGGACGGCCTCGCGGATCTCGTCGGCCGGCACCTCGATCTGGACCGCGTCCGCGCGATCGCGGGCCTGCCGCGGCGGTAGGTCCGTCGACCGGGCACAGGAACCGCGTCCCCCCGGCACAAACCCCGTACCTATGCCGTTCCTCGCCGTGATTACCGACCACGACTTCCCGAACCTCGACGACGAGGAGGAGGTGCTCCGGCCGCTCGGCATCGAGTTGCGCGTCGCCGACGCGAAGGACCGCCGCGCCTTTCTCGTGGAGGTGGCGGCCGCCGATGTGCTGATGAATGAGTATGCGCCGCTGAGCGCCGAGACGATCGGCGCGGCACAGCGCTGCCTCGCGATCGTGCGGTACGGCGTCGGCGTGGACACGGTGGATCTCGCGGCGGCGACCAAGGCCGGCATCTGCGTGGCGAACGTGCCGGACTACGGGACACAGGAAGTCGCTCTCCACGCGTTCTCCCTGCTCCTGGCCGTACACCGCTGGCTGCGCACGTACGACGCGGGGATCCGGGCGGGCCGCTGGCCGGCCGGACCGTCCGTCACCCCGCCGATCCGGCGCATCCACGGGCTCACCCTCGGCATCGTTGGCTTCGGGCGCATCGGTCGCTCCGTGGCCGCCTACGCGGCGCCGCTCGGCATGCACCTGCTCACGTTCGATCCGTACGTCTCGCGCACGGCCGCGGCGGAGGCGGGCGCGACGCTCGTCGACTACCCGACCCTGTTGCGCCAGTCCGACATGCTTTCGTTCCACGCGCCGCTCGGCTCGGATACCCGGCATCTGCTCGGCGAGGAAGAGCTCCGGATGGTGAAGCCGACCGCGGTCGTCGTCAACACGTCGCGCGGCGCGCTGATCGACACGCTCGCGCTCGCGCGGGCGCTGCGCGAGGGGCGTCTGGCCGGCGCCGGCCTTGACGTGTTCGAGAGCGAGCCGCTTGCGGCCGACCATCCGCTCCGTGAAACACCGAACACGATCCTGACCCCGCACGTCGCCTGGTACAGTGAAGAGGCCCGGCGCGCTCTCAAGCGCAGCGTGGCCGAGGAAGTGGCGCGCGTCGCGCGCGGTGAGTGGCCGCGGTCGCTGGTGAATCAGGACGTTAAAGCGCACGCGCGTCTCACCCGGGGCCGCTAGCATTTTCCTCAGTTCTCCTGGCAATCTCCACGAGTTCTTCACACGAGTTTTCTATATTGGTCTCGTGACTCGCCCTCTTTGTTAGATGCGAACGTACGATGGGTACTAGGTTAGTGAGGTGACTCTGCCATGATGAAATTCCTGACGACGGCCCTCGGTGGCCTCACGATTGCGACGATCACGAGCCTCGCACTCCTGCCCGGCCATGCGATGCTCGGCACGCAGCAGCCGCAGGCACAGGCGCCCGTGTCGGTGATCGCCGATCCGGGTCCGACGGCCGCGATGCCGGCTCCTGCGCCCGTCGCCGCCCCGGCCCCCATGCCCGTGCCTCCCGTGGTTGCCGCACCGGCTGTGACACATGCGGCTCCGGCGGTCTCCCGGCCTGCGCCGATTGCCCGTTCGGTTCCGCGTCCAGCCGCTCCGGCGGCCGGGCCGGCGCCCGCGGCGAATCCGATGGGCGGCATGGCCGGCGCCGGCGCCATTACGCAGTTGCTTCTCAATATGCCGCAGGTGCTTCAGGGCGGACAGGGTGGTCAGGAGGTCGGCCCCGGCGGTCCCGGCGGCTGGGGCCCGCCCGGACAGCGCGGCCGCGTCTATCGCCGGCATCACGACGGCGGTGACGGCAACGGAAACGGCGGCGTCGATGTCCCCGAGCGGTAAGTTCGGCTAGAACCGCTTCGATTAACCGAAACAACGTGACGGCCGCGGGCTTACGCCGCGGCCGTCACGTGCGTTTATTCGCTTTCCGCGCGACCTTTGACCGGTTCGGTGCGTTTAGAACTTCAGAATCGGGAGCTGCTGCATGTCGGGACCGCTCCCGGGCGGCGCCTGCGGGAACCCCGGCACCTGCGGACCGCCATACGGCTGCATGTAGAAGAACTCGGGGTTGCCGCCGTTCCGCGGCATGGGCCCGGGCCGCAACTGGTACAGCCGGCCCTGGTAGAAGAACAGCACTCTGTCGCAATCCTGCTGCGAGCCGGTGCCCGGGAAGGGCGCCTGGCTCGGGACGTTACCCGGCTGATTCAGGGGCGGCACCGGCACGAACTCGCGCGGGTTGAGCGGCGCGCCCTGCGCCGGCCGCACGACGAGCGCCATCCGGACCTGCGTGCCGCCGTGATGGCGGGTCCACGCCATCGCCGCCGTTCCGACGGCAAGCGTCGCGGCCACCGCGCCGATTGCGATGCCTAGTGCGAACGTGCGGACCGTGCGCCCATCCATGGACTGCCAGCCTCCCAGGGCTCAAGTGAACGTATGCTATCACAGCAAAGCGTGCCTTTCCTGCCCTAGTATCCATTGTCCCAGGCTGCGTCGGCCGCCTGTGTTAGAATGAAGGCCGAGGTGATCGTGGGTGGCGTTGGTCTTCACATTTCCGTGCGGCCGCTGCGGCAAGAAATACAGCATCTACTACCCGAAGAAATTTATTTACTCGGTCTACGGCACCGGGACGCCCGCCCAGGGCGAGCGCGAAGACGCCGAGGAACAGGCCTCCGGCGCGATCGAGGCCGCGAGGCAGCACGCGGAAACCTCCGGCAACGTCTGGGTCGATGCGAGCCAGGTCACCAAGATCACGTGCACCTGCGGCAAGAACCTCGATCTCAACATCGCGAACCACCCGCGGGTGCCGCAGCGCAAGGCGCAGACCGCGGTTCGTCAAACCGGCGTGATCGCGTTCCCGACCGTCCGCAGGGCGGCGCATGGGCCGGCCCCACAGGACGACGGCGCGCACGGTCCCGCCGTCACGCCGGGCGCCTCGGAGCCTCCCCGACGACCAGACGTGTGATCTTCACGCCGCGCGGCGTGACCTCCGCCTCGTATTCCACGGGTTCGCCGGGCTCGAGCCGGCGCCGACCGGCGCGGCGCACGATCCGCCGGTGGACGAACACATCCCGTCCCTCCGCGTCGATCACGAAGCCGTAGCCCATCCGGCTGTCGAACCACTTCACAACCCCGCGTTCCACGGTGGTGCTGCATTGGGCGGTACCATTGCACGGTCCTGCGGTTTCGCGCGCTCTCAGGCGCTAGGTCCCTTCGAGCTCCGCGGGGCCACTCGCCCGGCGGAGCTCCGCCGGGGGCGTGAGTCCGTTCAGGATCGCATCGACGGAGTCCGCGACGTTGCGGTGCACCACGAACAGGTCACGGCGCGCCAGCTCGACGACGCGGTCGAACGCCGGCGGCTCGGTGCGCTCGAGGATCGTATGCCGGGTGGCGCCTCGGCGCATCGCGTCGTCCGCCGTCAGTACGATCGGCCGGGGCTGGCCGATGAGGCATGCGAGGTCCGGATTGAACACCACGTCCTGAAGCCGGCGGCCGTGCGCGGTCGCCACCACCTGCACCCCGCGGCGTGCCATCGTCCGGACCACGCGCGCGTCCGTTTCAAACCCGATCTCGTCAACGACCAGCGACTGCGCGCCGTGGTTGATGACCGCCTGCAGCACAAGGTGCGCCTGCCGCTCGCCGGGTGGGGCGGGCCGGGACGGGTCGAAGAGCGGGACCTGGAGCCGCCGCGCGCCCCCGATCGCCGCGTGCGGCACGCGGCCGTCTCCGCCGATTTCGTTGCTGGTGTCGGCGATCACGACGCGCCGCCCGATCTGATCCGCCAGCGCCGCGGCCGCGCCGCGCAGCACGGTCGTTTTGCCGACGCCCGGCGGCCCGACGAGCAAGATGTGATGACCCTCCGCGAGGAGATCCGCGATCGGCTCCGCCGCACCGGCGACCGCGCGGCCGACGCGGAACGTGAAGCCGACGATCTCGTGGTAGCGGTCGCGCACGCAGGCGATGCGGTGGAGGGTGCGCTCGATGCCCGTGCGGTTGTCTTCCCGAAACCGTGTGACCCGGCCGATCACGTATTGGATGTCGTCGGTGGTGACTTCCCGCGGGGCGAGCGAGACCGCGGCGCCGTCGGTGAACCGGAGGTGGGGGGGTCGCCCCAAGTCCGCGACGATCTCTTCCAAATCTTCGCCGCTGCGCGGCGCGACGCCGGCCGCGATCCACCGCGGCATGAGCGCGAGCAGGGCGTCGACGTCCGGCACGCGACGGGGCCGGTCCGGCGCGGACCCGGTCAGGGTGCCGCCGTCACCGGCAGGCGGTCCAGCCCGCTGAACGTCGCCTGGAGGACGATCGGCACCGGCGCCGCCGGGGCGGTGCCGGTGCGCGCTGCGGGGGCGTTGACGTGGTCGGCGGACTCGTCGGCGCCGGCCGGGAACAGGGCGAGGATCAGCTCGACCCGGCGGGCCGACGGTACGGCGATGTGGATCACTCCCGTCTCTGTCGCGCCCCGTGGAATGACATCGGGCCTCCCGCGGTCGACGCTGTCGCGCCCCATGCCGTAGGCCGCGGGCCGGCCGTCCGCGCGCACGAGCACCGAGGACGGTTTGATGACGAGATCGCCCCCGGCGCCGTTGGTGATCTCGTACCCCAACAGAATGCCGCTGCGCGTTCGAGTCGCGTGGAACGCGGCGGTCACGCCGCCGACCGCTTCGCGCAGGTCGAGCACCGCGGGCGACGGACCGCCCGGTGCCGCCCCGGCGGCGGCCGGCGGCGCCGGCGGGGACGACGGCGATGGGGCCGCCGGCGGGGACGACGGTCTCCGTGTGTCCGTCGGGGCGGCTGCGGGCGCCGGAGCGTGCGGCCGCGTGACGACGAACACTACGTCCGCCGTACGCTGGCCCGGACCGATGTCGAGATTCCAAATGGTGGTGACGTCCCCGAGCCAGAGCACCATGTTCGTCGTACCGGTGTCGGACAGCGGCTGCAGCACGACGTCGAAGACATCCGGCCCGCGGCGCACCGGCGCCGCGGTGATCACGCGGGGGTCGCCGATCGCGACCGTGTCGATGCGCCGGTCGGCCCTCACGATGAGCGCGAAACCGGGCTGCAGGTGAAGCGACGTGCGTATCGTCGGCGAGGTCGCGTAGACGGTCAGCGCGGGCAGCGCCGCGAACGCCGGACGCAGGAGCGGCAGGGCCGCGACACCGGCGGCGCAGACCAGCGCCGCCGTGATCCTCAGCCGCGCTCTCGCAGAAACTGCTCCATGCGCTCCGTGCCCCACTGCGAGATGTTGCGGCCTTCCATCAACAACTTGCTCTTGAGCCGGCGGATCTTGTCCTGCTCGATGGGCACGGCGATCGCCGCCAACGTGCTCCGATCGACGCCCTTGAAGAAGCGGAGACCTCCGGTGGCGGGCTGGCGCGTGCGGTGCGCAATGACCTCTTCGTCCACCCAATGCCGGATCACGTCCTGCATCAGGCGGCCCTCGAGGATCAGACGGGCCCGAAACCGCCGATGCAGCTCCTTCGGAACGTGGATGCCCATCTTGGCCTCGCCGCGCGCCCTCACGTCGCCCGCCTGGCGCTCGGCGCGTATCCGTCCGCGCATGCCGGCCCTCCTGCGAGACTGATGTCAGAACATCTATAATTTTAGATGAACCAACATCAATCCGCAAGTCGCCGGCCGGCGCTCAGTGCACCCCCCGGGCGCGCCGCCCGCGCAATGTGCGCGCGATGTCACGCAGGTGTCGAAGCGTCACGACGTGCAATCGGGCAACCTGCACTACGATGATCGCGGGGTCTTCCCCGTTCTCGGCCAAGCATTCCATCATCGAGCAGAACAGGGCCTGCGGCAGCCGCGTCGCGCAGTCGAGGGCTTCCTCCACCGTCAGCGTCCCCGTGCGCTCCGCGCCCTTGACCTGATCCCACAACTTGTCGAAGAGCAACGCCGCATCTCCCGGCGGTGCGTTTCGTGTCCCGATGGTACGTGCGTCCCGGCACCGCGACAAGCAACGTCGAGGACTCGCGGAGTTGACAGAGAGGACCGCGGGCCGTGGGTCTCCGGTCGACGGCGCCCTCAGCATATGGCCCGCGCGACCGCGAGATGCGGTTTACTTACGGCGGTTTACTTACGGCGCGCTTCTATATAGTTTCACTTGACAGATGTGGCAGGGTACTGTAGAAACTGAATTGCCACAGTTGTCAGACGGCCGAGGGTGGGACGGTCCTGAGTTCGGGGCACCCCGCATGACACTGGGACAGAAGATCCGTGCCGCCCGCCTCGAACAGCGGCTAACCCAGGAACAACTGGGCGGTCGCGATTTCTCGAAGAGCTACATCTCGGAGCTCGAGCGCGACCACCGCACGCCTCGCCTGACCACACTCAAGATCCTCGCGCGGCGGCTCAACCGGCCGCTCTCCTATTTCCTCGACGGCGTCACCGAGGACCGGGAGGCCGAGGCGTTCCTGATGGTCGGCCTCGCGTATCTCCACGCCGAAGCGCTCGCCGAGGCGTCGGCGTGGCTGAAGCGGGCGAACGACGCCGCGTCCGGCGACGGCGACGACCTGCTGCATGCGCGCATCGAGCTAGCCCTCGCCTGTCTGGACCAGCGGAACGGACACGACCTGCGGGCGTGGCGGCGTGCGGAGCGGGTGGTTCGCGCGGTGGCGCACACCGGAGACCGCGAGACGCTTGTGCGGGGGCAGGCGTGCCTCGGCCGCAGCAAACTCGCTGCCGGCGACCCTGCGTCGGCGGCATGGACGTTCGAGGCGGCCCTCCACCTTCTTTCCGGGCCCGAGGGCGATCCGTCGCCCGCGGCGGCGCTGCACTATTACCTCGGAGTCGCGCGCGAGCGCATGGGGCAGACGGCTGAAGCGGCCGATGCTTACCGCCAGGCGCTCGGCGCCGGCCAGTCGTTCGCCGATCCGGAGCACGCCGGCGGCCGGCATGCCCGTCGGGCGGCGGCCGCCGCGCAGGACGGTTCCTATGAAGCGGCGATCGCGCACGCCGGCGAAGCCATTGCGGTCTACGATACCGTGCAGCACCGGCGGCGGCTCGCGGACATTCACTGGCAGCTCGGCGATCTCGAGGCGCAGGCGGAGCGGTGGACCGAGGCTCGGCGGCACTACTCGGCCAGCATCGCGATGTACGGGGCGGCGCGGCAGGTTCGAGGCGCGGCGCGGACCCTGGGAGCGTTCGTCGATGCGGTGCACGCCCATCTTCGAGCCGACGTCCTGCAAACGATCGGCGAGGCCGCGCTCGCTCTGTTTCCCGACGACGACGGCGCGCCCGCTGAGGACCGTGCCGCCACACTCTGGCTTCGCGGTACGATTCAGCGAATGCTGGGCCGGATGGATCTCGCCCGCCTGTCCCTGATGGAAAGCCTCCGCCTTTTTGACGGCCTCCGCCGTCTCGGCGAGGCGAAGACGATACGCCGCGAACTGGCGCTGCTCGCGGTCGAGTCGGACGACCTCGCGACGGCGCGCGAGTACCTCGCCGTCCTCCGGGAAACGTCCGAGGCCTATCACGCACCGGTGATCCTCTAAGACGGACGGAGGATCGGTTACCGGATTTCCCGCTCCGTTCTGATCCAGAGTCCAGGGATCACCCGGAAGGACGCCCGCCCCGCCGAATCAAAGAAGCCGCGCCGGGAGCTCCGTCACGGCGGACCGCTCCGCATTCCGGTCTCGAAGGGGGAGAACTGAATGCGCTGCCCGTCGTGCGGGGCGGAGAACGATGCTCGAGACCGGTTTTGCACCCACTGTGGGTCGCCGCTGAACCCCGCGGCCGCGCTTCCGCGGCCCGCGCCCCCGCCGCCGCCCGCCACCCATCGCAACCACGGCGCCCTTCGCGCCGCCGAACTCCGCCTCGAGCGGCTGGCCGGCACGCAAGACCTCGAGGGCTTCAGCTTCCGCGAGATGTTCGGCGAGGTCTTCAAGCACCGGACCACGGACGAGATGGACGACTATCTCGTCGCGGGAACGAAGCGGACGACACCCGATCTCGGGGAGGTGAAGGCGGCGTGGCCCCGCCCGTGGCTGTTTATCCGCGTGCTGGCGTTTGTCGCGCTGCTCTACGCCGGCCTGGCGTTCGCGGCGTTCAACTTCGGCAACGTCTTCGCGATTCCGGGCATGCTCACGATCGGCGCGCTCGCCGTGCCGCTCGCCACGCTCTTTTTGTTTTTCGAGTTCAACGCGCCGCGGAACGTTCCGTTCCACACTACGTTGATGCTGATGGCGTTCGGGGGCGTGTTCTCGATCGTCGTCGCGTTGTTCGGGTACCAGGTCTCCAACCTCAACTGGCTCGGCGCCTCGAGCGCGGGGATCGTCGAGGAGAGCGGAAAACTCCTCGTGGTTGCCCTGCTCATGCACCAGGCGAGGTACAAGTACATCCTGAACGGCCTGCTCTTCGGCGCGGCGGTCGGCGCCGGCTTCGCGTGGTTTGAGAGTGCGGGATACGCGTTCGCCTACCTCTTGAAGACGCAGTCGCTCCTCGCCGCGGCGAATGAGACGCAGGTGCGCGCGCTCCTCTCGCCGTTCGCGCACGTGGCGTGGACGGCGATCGCGGCCGGCGCACTGTGGAGGGCGAAGGGCGACGCGCCCATGACCCTAAAGCCGTTCATGGACGCGACCTTCTGGAGGGCGTTTCTGATCCCGGTCGCCCTGCATATGCTGTGGGACTCTCCGATCCCCCCGCTCCTGGACGTCAAGTACGTGGCCATTGGGGTGGTCGCCTGGTTTGTCGTGCTGGGCTTGGTGCAGCAGGGACTTTGGCAGGTGCGCGACGGACAGCGTACGTCCGCCGCGGCCCCGGCGGCGGTCGGGGTCGTGGGCGGCGAATCGTGATAATGCGCGGCCCGTTGATCGGGATGGGCCGGAGGGGGAGTCGGCGATGTTCTGCGGTTCGTGCGGCAAGCCGCTTGCCGAAGGGGTGAAGTTCTGTCCCGAGTGCGGCGCGCCCGTCCGGAGGGCGCCGGCGGTACCGGAGCCTTCTGCGCCGGCGCCGCAGCCAACCGCGGCGCCGGTCGTCTCGGTGCCTGTTCCTCAGTCCGCGCCCGCGGCCGCCGCGGCGGCGCCGGCGATGGCGGCGGCAGCCGCCAAGAACATCGAGCAGGCGCTGATGGTCGCGCCGATTCTGTTGGCGGTCGGCGCGGGGCTGGTCGTCATGACCGGCGATTTGCTGAACTTCCTGTTCGTTCTCGGGGTTGCAGCGGTCGCCTACGCCGTGGGCTACAAGAACTACAAGGACGGCAAGTTGAAGGAGGCAAAAACCGGCGCCCTGATCATGGGGATGGTTGTCGGGGTCTTTTTCCTCATCAGCGCCGGCCAGGGCAACATGATCTTCACGCTGCTGGACGCGGTCTCCGCGGCGGCGCTGATCTTCGCGTCCACAAAGCTCCCGTAGTCATGCCGTGATCGACGTCGACGGCGCCCGGCGTGATACGCCGGGCTGCGAGCCGGTGCGCGCCTCGGTACACTACGACGACACGGAGGACGAGGTGGAGCGCTTCGGCCGGATGCTGGCCCGGATTACTTCCGCCTCGCGGTCCTCCCGAGCGCAACGCCCTCGCGAAGGGCCTCTACCAGCCGCGCCGTGTCGCCCGGCCCTTTCCACGTGGCCCACTGGATCGGATTCAAGTAGTCGCTGAGCGGCGGTTGGAGGGGCCCGAGGGCGCCGACCAGCACCGGCAGCGTGACCGGGCGGCCGCCGTGCGCCTGCGCGAGGCGATGCGCCGTTTCGAGCTCGGTGAGCAGTTTCCAGCTGCTGCCCGAACGCTCCGAGAGAAAGACGATCAGGGCGTCCGCGTCGCCGAGCCGCTCTTCGATCCACTTCGCCCGCGTGGCGCCCACGGGCATCATCGCATCGACGGAGAATTCGCACTCCGCCGCGAGCGCCGCGAGCACGTCCTGTACCGCCGGCGCCCCGGCATCGTCGCAGCTGACAAAGACGCGCGCGCGCCTCACGTGCCGTCTGGCCCCTGCCTCCGGGACCCGGCGCGCGATCACCATCGTGCCCTGCACGTTGCGCCCCGACATCATCGGCGTCTGGGCGCCGCCGCGCATGCCGTCGCTGACGTACCGATAGAGCTCGGGCACTGTGACGTTGCCGTTTTCGTCTGGTTTCGCGCCGTGGTGGATGCCGTCGATGAGATATCCCGTGAACGCGCTGTACGGCGCGTCCGCGCGCTCCTTCGCGACCTGGTAACCCGTGGACGCGGAGAGGATGTAGGTCCCGCGTCCCTCGGCGGCGAGCGTTTTCAGCTGGTCGTCCACGCCGCCGCTCTTGTACGTCGCGTCCGCCGC from bacterium includes these protein-coding regions:
- a CDS encoding caspase family protein, with the protein product MAERRYAVLIASSEFVPASGLSALRCPPNDVDGLREVLTAAGGFTDPIVLKNAPHSDVLLTIERVFRQAAPDDLVLLYYSGHGKLDLNGRLYLATADTNTSTLLTTSVPTQSIRDIVSDCSCTKVVLILDCCYSGAADATYKSGGVDDQLKTLAAEGRGTYILSASTGYQVAKERADAPYSAFTGYLIDGIHHGAKPDENGNVTVPELYRYVSDGMRGGAQTPMMSGRNVQGTMVIARRVPEAGARRHVRRARVFVSCDDAGAPAVQDVLAALAAECEFSVDAMMPVGATRAKWIEERLGDADALIVFLSERSGSSWKLLTELETAHRLAQAHGGRPVTLPVLVGALGPLQPPLSDYLNPIQWATWKGPGDTARLVEALREGVALGRTARRK